The genomic stretch TGAACGAGTAGGTATTTCAAATTTAATTCTTATACAAATTGATTATCATCAAAATAACCATTTTCTTATTTCAATATGTAGATTTCTTAGCTGTTGCAATCCATATTGAATCAACAAAAGAGATAACCACAAAATTTCaacaacaaacaatccaagagatATATCTTATCGATGAAaggtaaaaaaagaaaaacatactTTCAATTGAATTTAGTATTGATATTACTTTACAAAATGTACACTAACATTTTTTATTCAATCTAATTTGTTAGCTTCAACCCAATAAAATTGACTATGTGGGGTCGGTTTGTCCAAGACGAATGCAAAACAATAACAAATATGATTGAAGAATACCCAATAATATTGGGAACACAAATAGTTTTTCGAACATATAGAGGTACTTAGAAATACATAACTTATATATTCTTATATCTTTGATATACTCTCATTAATATAAATCTCAAATTGAACACAGGATTGTCCTTATCATCACGTTTATCAAGTACATTCACAATCAATTCTCAAATTCCAGAGGCAACTGCATTGAAGCAATGGTAATACGCGCATATTAAAATACACATATTGCTTAAATTACTTtacatttaattatattattttcataCAATCTTCCTATATTTATTAACTTTTATTACTATTCCCTTTTCATTCTAAAGGGCGAATAATAATACACTGAAAATCAAAAGTATCATTGAAACATCATTGACACATCCATCTACTACTATATTATCTATTGGACTTCAAAAAACCGTCAAGATTTGTGATATTCCCTGTGCGATGAAAGCTTTGCAATCTATGGAGGTaaatattacttttttatttcaatttaataacAAAGTACAATTATTAACTTTCTAAAGAACAATTCTTATTTGATGTAGAAAAAATACTTTTGGATAGAAGCAAAGATAAATATAATTGATTCTGTCCAAATGTACTATTACATGTCGTGTGCGACATACCATAGAAAAATACGACATAAGTATAACGAAATAATTGTTTGCGAAAATCCAAATTGCAAACAGCGAGGCACTTCTACACCACAGTGAGTagattttatttaaatttctaaataaattatatattttaaaaaactaatattcacattaaaactaatatatttacataaattTTAAGTGCTAGGGCATATGTGCAACTAGAAGATGATACTGGAAAGCTCGATGCTGTTATGTTCGGAGAAGTAGTAGAAAGGACATTTGGTAGTTCTGCAGTCCAGTTGATGGAAAATTCTACACAGGTAAGAATAAATATTACTACATTTCAAAATAATACATatgaaaaataccataatttatataaattaacTCTAAATTGTTGTTGCAGGAAATTCCTCAACACATTGAAATTGTTGCAAATAAATTAGCAACAAAAAAATGGACAATCAAATTGTCCGGAGATGAAGAAAAAATGAATAATGTGAAATACAAACATTTCATTATTCTCTCCATTGAAGCCAAACAAGATTAATctctttcttcatttttttatttattcagaCAAAATCACATTCTTTATTAAACTAtatacaattttatttttattttttttatttacgaAGATCTAGCTTTTAAAACTGTTCAATAGCAAAATTGCTCGTTTGGAAACAAAACTACCAAATCATTATCaacaatgttattatttgaattccaacaatatttttagtaatatctttatgtcatacattatattaaatattgtcTTTTAAAATATATGACACTGATTATAggaaatttactcatttggtatctGTATTTTTGCAAACtattattttggtaccctcttttttcaataattaatcatatggtaccatgtattttaaaatcatagatatttagtaccctaaactcaaatttcataaatacattttttatcaatatgaccaaactgtcatcagttttatgtaattaagtaattaaatttatatttgaaaCTTATATAATTGAGATAAGTtttattaaattggtaaaat from Humulus lupulus chromosome 5, drHumLupu1.1, whole genome shotgun sequence encodes the following:
- the LOC133779483 gene encoding replication protein A 70 kDa DNA-binding subunit B-like, with translation MVSFCLFALMIYNTSEKKNQKQHPRMAVAWTMDGGGLEIKRRYSGKNANNMYIDQRDPPNTKPWKIKMIVADKSYEYDWTLNSRTLIEDVEEQDNQIEAPKYNIVPFTDLHSYKDSAERVDFLAVAIHIESTKEITTKFQQQTIQEIYLIDESFNPIKLTMWGRFVQDECKTITNMIEEYPIILGTQIVFRTYRGLSLSSRLSSTFTINSQIPEATALKQWANNNTLKIKSIIETSLTHPSTTILSIGLQKTVKICDIPCAMKALQSMEKKYFWIEAKINIIDSVQMYYYMSCATYHRKIRHKYNEIIVCENPNCKQRGTSTPHARAYVQLEDDTGKLDAVMFGEVVERTFGSSAVQLMENSTQEIPQHIEIVANKLATKKWTIKLSGDEEKMNNVKYKHFIILSIEAKQD